The proteins below come from a single Miscanthus floridulus cultivar M001 chromosome 1, ASM1932011v1, whole genome shotgun sequence genomic window:
- the LOC136489685 gene encoding protein TIFY 11e-like produces MAPSPMAEAGCSSGRRRFAVACSVLSQCVRAETAAAHSRPAVQQQAASASPMLLMPGADVVSDETVPTPTPAPAPAPASAKLTIVYGGRVLVFDDVRADRAAEVMRVAARQDMPGGLADHLQVARKATLQRVMEKRRDRLRTREPYAPAHAPAATAAVPKEQREKDADKWLRLGIPG; encoded by the coding sequence ATGGCTCCATCTCCAATGGCAGAAGCGGGTTGCAGCAGCGGCCGGCGACGGTTCGCGGTGGCGTGCAGCGTGCTGAGCCAGTGCGTCAGGGCCGAGACCGCGGCAGCCCATTCTCGTCCCGCGGTACAGCAGCAGGCTGCGTCAGCGTCCCCGATGCTTCTTATGCCGGGCGCCGACGTTGTCAGCGACGAGACTGTGCCAACGCCgacaccggcgccggcgccggcgccagcgTCAGCAAAGCTAACCATCGTGTACGGCGGGCGCGTGCTGGTGTTCGACGACGTCCGCGCGGACAGGGCGGCGGAGGTGATGCGCGTCGCCGCTCGGCAAGACATGCCCGGTGGACTGGCCGACCACCTACAGGTGGCGAGGAAGGCGACGCTGCAGCGGGTTATGGAGAAGAGGCGGGACAGGCTTCGCACGCGCGAGCCGTACGCCCCTGCCCACgcgccggcggcgacggcggcggtgccCAAGGAGCAGCGGGAAAAAGACGCTGACAAATGGCTTAGGCTGGGTATCCCAGGATAA